One part of the Bacillus sp. FJAT-45350 genome encodes these proteins:
- a CDS encoding glycosyltransferase gives MKDSAIVHYLMNNLNPYHDEFIYNQISRLTKFHTILIGPFHKRRKQGLSIKNFYNIEDINFETFIKEQNVKVIHSHHGGQALTILQICKHYNIPLIVSMRGRDGSAHEMAFQRNWNRYKELKEYASMYLPVCQFLANDLLKLGFPKEKINVLYGGIDVQKFPYVEHRLPLQGKIRLLSVGRLVKKKGFDTLLDAFMKVHEKYPMITLDIIGYGSEWDNIESIINRHQLNQVVRLRGRMKPNQIIREMKKADIFCLASQTASDGDVEGIPNALKEAMASGLPVISTKNGGITELITHHKTGYLVPERNPEQLAIGIEFFIENPEIWTEYTRNARLKVEEQFNLEKQIKVQEEFYERVR, from the coding sequence ATGAAGGATTCAGCAATTGTTCATTATTTAATGAACAACTTAAATCCGTATCATGATGAGTTTATATATAATCAAATCTCAAGATTGACGAAATTTCATACAATATTGATTGGACCTTTTCACAAAAGAAGAAAGCAAGGACTATCAATTAAAAATTTCTATAATATTGAGGACATAAATTTTGAAACTTTTATTAAAGAACAAAACGTAAAGGTAATTCATTCCCATCATGGTGGTCAGGCATTAACTATTTTACAAATTTGTAAACATTATAATATTCCACTTATCGTAAGCATGCGAGGGCGTGATGGATCAGCACATGAAATGGCATTTCAACGGAATTGGAACCGTTATAAAGAGTTGAAAGAGTATGCTTCTATGTATTTACCTGTGTGTCAATTTCTTGCAAATGATTTGTTGAAATTAGGGTTTCCGAAAGAAAAAATCAATGTATTATATGGGGGAATTGATGTACAAAAGTTTCCTTATGTTGAGCACAGATTACCTTTACAAGGAAAGATAAGATTATTATCTGTTGGACGACTAGTTAAGAAAAAAGGGTTTGATACATTACTTGATGCTTTTATGAAAGTACATGAGAAGTACCCTATGATTACACTCGATATTATTGGTTATGGTTCCGAATGGGATAATATTGAATCGATAATAAATAGACATCAATTAAATCAGGTTGTAAGACTTAGAGGGAGAATGAAACCTAATCAAATTATTCGAGAGATGAAGAAAGCAGATATCTTTTGTTTAGCTAGTCAAACGGCTTCAGATGGGGATGTAGAAGGTATTCCTAATGCTTTAAAGGAAGCGATGGCAAGTGGACTTCCTGTTATTTCAACTAAAAATGGAGGTATCACTGAATTAATTACTCACCATAAGACAGGGTATTTAGTTCCAGAAAGAAATCCTGAACAACTAGCTATTGGGATTGAATTTTTTATTGAGAATCCAGAGATATGGACTGAATACACAAGGAACGCCCGATTGAAGGTTGAAGAACAATTTAATCTAGAAAAACAAATTAAAGTTCAAGAAGAATTTTATGAAAGAGTACGTTAG
- a CDS encoding glycosyltransferase family 4 protein has translation MERNWKIEEANAKQKVNYDESYIKKIKQPFSVLFLLPVRGGSGGTHSVVQETMGLRSLNVGATIAIQRKHQQNYLDLYPECKENFIFYKNHKELIRISSSYDIVVATIFSSIAILKKIIENHPFIRPAYYIQDYEPLFYSKEDRRYKVAQQSYEEVPNIYAFAKTQWLCNVVEKKHGINVQKVEPSLDHEIYKPTLMLNNECGTIRLVAMIRPSTQRRSPQETLRVLQKIKEKYEEKVNINIFGCSDKELTTLQFSKNFTFTNYGILKRGEVAKLLQASDIFLDLSSYQAFGRTGLEAMAVGCSTVLPLIGGTNEYATHKENCYLVDVKKTDEVLEIISQLIENQSIRELFSQNGKKTASNYSIEKASRCIYSLFIELMGI, from the coding sequence TTGGAGAGAAACTGGAAGATAGAGGAAGCTAATGCGAAGCAAAAGGTTAATTATGATGAGTCATATATTAAAAAGATTAAGCAACCCTTTTCCGTATTATTTCTACTTCCTGTAAGAGGTGGAAGTGGTGGCACTCATTCTGTAGTACAAGAAACGATGGGACTTCGGTCTTTAAATGTAGGTGCCACAATAGCAATACAACGGAAACATCAACAAAATTATTTAGACCTATATCCCGAGTGCAAAGAGAATTTTATCTTTTATAAAAATCATAAAGAGCTCATACGAATTTCGAGTTCTTACGACATTGTTGTGGCGACTATTTTTTCTTCAATTGCAATATTAAAAAAAATAATAGAAAATCATCCATTTATTAGACCAGCATACTATATTCAAGACTATGAGCCATTGTTTTATTCAAAAGAAGATAGAAGATATAAAGTTGCTCAACAATCGTATGAAGAAGTTCCAAATATTTATGCATTTGCAAAAACACAATGGTTATGTAATGTAGTGGAAAAAAAGCACGGGATAAATGTTCAGAAAGTAGAACCTAGCCTAGACCATGAGATATATAAGCCTACCTTAATGTTAAATAATGAATGCGGTACAATTCGTCTAGTGGCAATGATAAGACCTTCAACACAAAGACGTTCACCACAAGAAACTTTGAGGGTATTACAGAAAATAAAAGAAAAATATGAGGAGAAAGTGAACATAAATATTTTTGGGTGTTCAGATAAGGAACTAACTACACTACAATTCAGTAAAAATTTTACCTTTACTAATTACGGAATATTAAAAAGGGGAGAAGTAGCTAAATTATTACAAGCATCTGATATTTTTCTCGATTTATCATCATATCAAGCATTTGGGCGAACTGGTTTAGAAGCCATGGCTGTTGGATGCTCAACAGTACTCCCATTGATTGGTGGAACTAATGAATATGCGACTCATAAAGAGAATTGTTATTTAGTAGATGTTAAAAAGACGGATGAGGTACTAGAAATTATTTCACAGTTAATTGAAAATCAATCAATAAGAGAGCTTTTTTCTCAAAATGGTAAAAAAACAGCAAGCAATTATTCTATCGAAAAGGCATCACGATGTATATACAGTTTATTTATAGAATTAATGGGTATATAA
- a CDS encoding glycosyltransferase family 2 protein, translating to MGKIDVSIIIPSYNKYPLNLLTLSSLEIQTFDLSRIEVIFIDDASTDETMKIKEEYSPSYEFRYIRCEKNIGRAKARNLGVQVARGTVLLFLDAEMLVAPQFIHAHLRHHEQNPNLIVTGALELQSIYSFILPGFSNEQLHELKQKIGSDDKVKNEYLKFRRQSEDAIQLLSIADIKHDQLKSVSIKRSNMEKEITRKFGSSFTNFELPWLAFLSGNVSLTKASFDEAGWYDERFKGYGWEDRELGYRLHKLGKQFVFEKMAISYHQEHPISKGKFQESMKNLRLFQEIHADIDVLVLSLQYMNTRTKYNEINSILREYKKLCWKYPSEFTTFKSAYEAMLKRATYLLNEGVLVRKLLDQMYEDLDKEIKHLTKLKKYKNLLNSFHKLLKM from the coding sequence ATGGGGAAAATAGACGTCAGCATAATCATTCCATCTTACAATAAATATCCACTGAATTTACTCACATTATCTAGCTTAGAAATACAAACATTTGATTTATCTAGAATTGAAGTTATTTTTATAGACGATGCTTCAACTGATGAAACAATGAAAATTAAGGAAGAATATTCACCATCTTATGAATTTCGGTATATCCGTTGTGAAAAAAATATAGGAAGAGCTAAAGCAAGAAACCTAGGTGTTCAAGTTGCTAGAGGTACTGTGTTACTTTTTTTAGATGCAGAAATGCTAGTCGCTCCTCAATTTATCCATGCTCACTTACGTCATCATGAGCAAAATCCTAACCTAATAGTAACTGGAGCACTAGAACTCCAGTCTATCTACTCATTTATTTTGCCCGGATTTTCTAATGAACAATTACATGAGTTAAAACAAAAGATAGGTAGCGATGATAAAGTAAAGAATGAATATCTTAAATTTAGAAGGCAGAGTGAGGATGCTATTCAGCTATTATCAATAGCTGATATAAAACATGACCAATTGAAATCTGTTTCTATTAAACGAAGTAATATGGAAAAAGAAATAACAAGGAAATTCGGTTCTAGTTTCACCAATTTTGAATTACCATGGTTAGCTTTTTTAAGTGGAAATGTTTCATTGACAAAGGCCAGTTTTGATGAAGCGGGTTGGTATGATGAGCGATTTAAAGGTTATGGTTGGGAAGACAGAGAGTTAGGTTATCGGTTACACAAATTAGGGAAGCAATTTGTTTTCGAAAAAATGGCTATTAGTTACCATCAAGAACATCCAATTTCAAAAGGTAAATTCCAAGAATCAATGAAAAATCTGAGGTTATTCCAAGAAATACATGCCGATATTGATGTCCTAGTATTAAGTCTTCAATACATGAATACGAGAACAAAGTATAATGAAATTAATTCAATTCTACGGGAATATAAAAAACTATGTTGGAAATATCCTTCAGAATTCACCACTTTTAAATCTGCATACGAAGCGATGTTGAAAAGGGCAACCTATTTATTAAACGAAGGGGTTCTAGTAAGAAAATTATTAGATCAAATGTATGAAGATTTAGATAAAGAAATCAAACATCTGACTAAGCTGAAAAAGTATAAAAATTTACTTAACTCCTTTCATAAATTACTGAAGATGTAA
- a CDS encoding glycosyltransferase family 2 protein has translation MNPTVSIILTSYNKPNLIGKAIKSVLQQTFSNWELFIMDDNSNQETIEVITSCLNDPRIKYSNSYIEHEERHKTTRYATLINQAIERSRAKYVTYLTDDSMFFSERLQIMVSDLEANPHKQVVYSEQEIKRIDSTGHVLSSYTTRTKGILKQASNIVDHCSVMHTRKIAELVYKKYCSYWNDDPSYWHNGDAAFWARLNEFSPFYPIPTILDSSYKTPHSFQRLNKNIPDVIPNGVLVKGLEPDIYLIEKQKRRKVTPSVFKKLKYNRKKIIEIPDPVLYKYNESIEINKDVFKEMKSFPNMRLVKGKNSSDIYYIQNGEKRKFDNHEILSKFSFSMEDVITVSNEFISKFPEGSNITQITSESILPDGVIFKTKKSRKISYFYSEDNTLYPVSKNVVRRLMLDEKVANISGRELANFHIGERISWKLKKWSCFPNND, from the coding sequence GTGAATCCGACAGTATCTATTATTTTAACTAGTTATAATAAGCCTAATTTAATAGGGAAAGCAATTAAGAGTGTACTTCAACAAACATTTTCTAATTGGGAATTATTTATAATGGACGATAACTCAAACCAAGAAACAATAGAAGTTATTACGTCTTGTTTGAATGATCCTAGAATTAAATATAGTAATAGTTACATTGAACATGAAGAAAGGCATAAAACAACTCGTTATGCAACATTAATTAATCAAGCAATCGAGCGTTCGAGAGCAAAGTATGTAACCTATTTAACAGATGATAGTATGTTTTTTTCTGAAAGGTTACAAATAATGGTGAGTGATTTAGAGGCAAATCCACATAAGCAGGTTGTTTATTCAGAGCAAGAGATTAAGAGAATAGATAGCACAGGCCATGTACTTTCTTCCTACACAACTAGGACGAAGGGGATTTTGAAACAAGCTTCGAACATAGTGGATCATTGTTCAGTTATGCATACAAGGAAGATTGCAGAACTAGTTTACAAGAAGTATTGTTCCTATTGGAATGATGATCCGAGCTATTGGCATAATGGTGATGCAGCTTTTTGGGCTAGGTTAAATGAATTTTCTCCTTTTTACCCAATTCCTACTATTTTGGATAGTAGTTATAAAACACCCCACTCATTTCAAAGACTGAATAAGAACATTCCAGATGTAATACCAAATGGAGTGTTAGTTAAAGGATTAGAACCAGATATTTATCTAATTGAAAAACAAAAAAGAAGAAAGGTGACTCCTTCTGTATTTAAAAAATTGAAGTACAATAGGAAAAAGATAATTGAAATACCTGATCCCGTTCTATATAAATATAATGAATCTATAGAAATTAATAAAGATGTCTTTAAAGAAATGAAAAGCTTTCCTAATATGCGATTAGTCAAAGGAAAGAACAGCTCAGACATATACTATATTCAAAATGGGGAAAAAAGAAAATTTGACAACCATGAGATATTATCTAAATTTAGCTTTTCAATGGAAGATGTTATTACAGTTTCAAATGAATTTATTTCCAAATTTCCAGAAGGTTCAAACATTACTCAAATAACAAGTGAGTCGATATTACCGGATGGGGTAATATTTAAAACTAAAAAATCAAGGAAGATATCATATTTTTATAGTGAAGATAATACTCTTTATCCAGTAAGTAAAAATGTAGTAAGACGATTAATGTTAGATGAGAAAGTAGCTAATATCAGTGGAAGAGAGTTAGCTAATTTTCATATTGGTGAAAGGATAAGCTGGAAATTAAAAAAGTGGTCATGCTTCCCAAATAACGACTAG
- a CDS encoding CgeB family protein produces MKILYLPSGYVKVYKFFNQCIMNELHSIENIEATYYEMENGITGLKALCGSFKPTVLLTLVGDNLPIEIVIWLKKNGVKPVLWLTEDPYFMDKSIELIPYYDHVFTIDKGSFDFYQEQGYHHVELLSLGTDCDTFTPKPSKNIYASDIALVGYPYPDRVKLIKKIAQNTNYKILVCGTGWRKKVKESKQLKICKGWFPPKKVATLYSSAKIVLNPHRHYQEHSNENSIGVINESINNRTFDIAACGTFQLIEHKEDLATHFVEGVEMISYQNEKDLLEKLDFYLRDNFKRGKIGENARKRVLNEHTFYHRIQTLVSKIIL; encoded by the coding sequence ATGAAGATCCTCTACCTTCCTTCTGGCTATGTAAAGGTTTATAAATTTTTCAATCAATGTATTATGAATGAATTACATTCAATTGAGAATATTGAGGCGACATATTATGAAATGGAAAATGGAATAACTGGACTTAAAGCCTTATGTGGTTCTTTTAAACCTACAGTTCTTCTAACACTTGTTGGTGATAACCTACCTATTGAAATAGTAATCTGGTTAAAGAAAAATGGTGTAAAACCTGTCTTATGGTTAACCGAAGATCCCTATTTTATGGATAAATCTATTGAACTCATTCCCTATTATGATCATGTATTCACGATAGATAAAGGTTCGTTTGATTTCTATCAAGAACAAGGTTATCATCATGTAGAACTGCTATCACTAGGTACTGATTGTGATACATTTACACCTAAACCCAGTAAGAACATCTACGCTAGTGATATAGCGTTAGTCGGATACCCTTATCCTGACCGAGTAAAACTTATAAAAAAGATTGCTCAAAATACAAATTATAAAATCCTAGTATGTGGTACAGGATGGCGTAAAAAAGTAAAGGAATCTAAGCAATTAAAAATATGTAAAGGCTGGTTTCCTCCAAAAAAGGTAGCTACTCTTTATTCAAGTGCAAAAATTGTTCTCAATCCTCACCGTCATTATCAAGAACATAGTAATGAAAATAGCATTGGGGTCATTAACGAAAGTATTAATAATAGAACATTTGATATCGCTGCTTGTGGGACATTTCAATTAATTGAACATAAAGAGGATTTAGCAACTCACTTTGTTGAAGGAGTAGAAATGATATCCTATCAAAATGAAAAGGACCTCTTAGAAAAACTTGATTTTTACTTACGAGATAATTTTAAGAGAGGAAAAATAGGGGAAAACGCTCGGAAAAGGGTGTTAAATGAACATACTTTTTATCACCGAATTCAAACATTAGTTTCTAAAATTATTCTATAA
- a CDS encoding flagellar protein FlaG yields the protein MQIHRSNESIKPILKQPRHDVDDLKTPKQQEVEREANIKNDKSKRIAQQSVDKTYEMMQKLVKNTEYNVSFKIDELGSAKQFNFTLKNSGELIASIPPDIAVNMADKAKKQTIGLLLDYPA from the coding sequence TTGCAAATCCATCGCTCTAACGAATCAATAAAACCAATTCTTAAGCAACCACGTCATGATGTCGACGATCTCAAAACTCCTAAACAGCAGGAAGTCGAGAGGGAAGCAAATATCAAAAATGATAAATCAAAGAGAATCGCTCAACAATCTGTTGACAAGACATATGAAATGATGCAAAAGCTTGTAAAGAACACGGAGTATAATGTTAGTTTTAAAATTGATGAACTAGGTTCTGCTAAGCAATTTAACTTTACTTTGAAGAATAGTGGTGAGCTAATAGCTTCCATACCACCTGACATTGCTGTTAATATGGCTGATAAAGCAAAGAAACAAACAATTGGTTTACTTTTGGATTACCCGGCCTAA